A single Aminobacterium mobile DSM 12262 DNA region contains:
- a CDS encoding DUF342 domain-containing protein, protein MGEASLRLEFKEDGIYLVSLAEGMPDLSDVVDLLKQKGVENYDGDAIVAFLKEKQEEPFKIAERDPANERDAVVEVQINADGMSADLRISPPTGDKPWPTVDFLQKSLAEKGVVFGVDTHALGRIVQERIINEWVHVASGQLPQDGKDAQIDFSVQFGESKPKVTEDGGKVDYRNMNTITIVLKNQLLATKTVPTEGHSGMTVRGIPVAAKLGRDYNLPVGKGTYIAEDGLSLLASTDGHLTLSQGKLNVIPVFTVDGDLDYSVGNINFIGTVDIKGSVREGFEVVSSGDIQIRGVVEGAHLSSKGNIALSGGVRGMGKARIEAVGNIEAAFVDQCLVASNGTVQIKNAILHSDVSANQSVVVLGGAKSQIAGGRVQAGVEVLCQTLGSEMGTKTEVIVGVLPEYNERKKELQTLITALKDKADKVEANLSFLKKLESAGEIDDGKRELLISLTKNKFQIQAQLIKHEDELQSIEARIETSRSKGRVRVKGVCYPGVSVTIRGVTYIVREEQRFATFIYEAGEVRVKPFDF, encoded by the coding sequence ATGGGAGAGGCGTCTTTGCGTTTAGAATTCAAGGAGGATGGTATCTATCTCGTTTCACTGGCGGAAGGCATGCCAGACTTGAGTGATGTTGTTGACTTACTGAAACAAAAGGGCGTAGAAAACTACGATGGAGATGCGATTGTTGCTTTTCTTAAAGAAAAGCAAGAAGAACCTTTCAAGATCGCGGAACGAGATCCGGCCAATGAACGGGATGCTGTTGTGGAGGTGCAAATAAACGCTGATGGTATGAGCGCAGACCTGCGGATATCACCTCCTACTGGAGATAAACCTTGGCCGACTGTAGATTTCCTGCAAAAAAGTCTTGCGGAAAAGGGTGTTGTTTTCGGGGTAGATACTCATGCTTTAGGGAGAATTGTTCAGGAGCGCATTATTAATGAGTGGGTTCATGTTGCCTCAGGACAGTTGCCACAAGATGGCAAAGATGCACAAATTGATTTTTCTGTTCAATTCGGGGAAAGCAAACCTAAGGTTACAGAAGATGGTGGGAAAGTAGATTATCGCAATATGAATACTATTACCATCGTGTTAAAAAACCAGCTTCTTGCCACAAAAACGGTACCCACTGAAGGTCATAGCGGAATGACAGTAAGGGGTATTCCTGTTGCGGCAAAGTTGGGACGAGATTATAACCTCCCTGTGGGCAAGGGAACTTATATTGCGGAAGACGGCCTTTCTTTGCTTGCCTCTACAGATGGGCATTTGACTCTTTCCCAGGGGAAGCTCAATGTAATACCTGTCTTTACTGTAGATGGAGACCTTGATTATAGTGTGGGAAATATTAACTTTATAGGTACCGTGGATATTAAAGGATCTGTTCGAGAAGGCTTTGAAGTTGTTTCTTCTGGAGATATTCAGATACGTGGAGTTGTTGAAGGGGCTCATTTGTCGAGTAAAGGGAATATCGCTCTTTCTGGCGGGGTGCGAGGTATGGGGAAAGCCCGAATAGAAGCTGTTGGTAATATAGAGGCAGCTTTTGTGGACCAATGCCTCGTAGCGAGTAACGGGACGGTTCAGATAAAGAATGCTATTCTCCATAGCGATGTTTCAGCTAATCAATCTGTTGTTGTTTTAGGAGGAGCTAAATCGCAGATCGCCGGAGGTCGGGTACAGGCCGGGGTAGAGGTGCTTTGCCAAACTTTAGGAAGCGAAATGGGAACTAAAACAGAAGTAATAGTAGGGGTTTTGCCAGAATATAACGAGAGAAAAAAGGAATTGCAAACGCTTATAACTGCGTTAAAAGATAAGGCAGATAAGGTGGAAGCGAATCTTTCCTTTCTGAAAAAACTTGAATCTGCTGGAGAGATTGATGATGGGAAGCGAGAGCTTCTAATTTCTCTCACCAAAAACAAATTCCAAATACAAGCGCAGCTTATCAAACATGAGGATGAGTTGCAATCCATTGAAGCGAGAATAGAGACAAGTCGCTCCAAAGGCCGAGTTCGAGTTAAGGGGGTCTGTTACCCTGGCGTTTCTGTGACAATTCGAGGAGTTACATATATAGTTCGAGAGGAACAGCGTTTTGCCACCTTTATCTATGAGGCTGGAGAGGTTCGTGTGAAGCCTTTTGATTTTTAA
- a CDS encoding S1 RNA-binding domain-containing protein: MVEEKRSDQAPVQVGDTVECEVEQIMPYGAFVRLSTGQRAMIHISELSYNYVKKVEDVLAIGQKVKAKVIKIDEKNRIDLSLKKMEERPPLPSAPKETEDSFEKKLSNFLKISDQKIADLNSKLNNAKAAKRRSRKSK; this comes from the coding sequence ATGGTAGAAGAAAAGAGGAGTGACCAGGCTCCGGTACAGGTAGGAGACACGGTCGAATGTGAAGTGGAGCAGATCATGCCTTATGGAGCATTTGTGCGCCTCTCCACGGGACAGAGGGCTATGATTCATATCTCTGAGCTCTCGTATAATTATGTCAAGAAAGTAGAGGATGTTCTTGCCATAGGGCAAAAGGTGAAGGCGAAAGTTATTAAGATTGATGAAAAGAACAGGATTGATCTTTCGCTTAAAAAAATGGAAGAACGACCCCCCCTTCCCTCTGCTCCTAAAGAAACCGAGGATAGTTTTGAAAAGAAACTTTCTAATTTCCTCAAAATAAGCGACCAAAAGATAGCTGATTTGAATAGCAAGCTCAACAATGCGAAAGCCGCAAAACGCCGGAGTCGTAAAAGTAAATGA
- a CDS encoding DUF501 domain-containing protein translates to MSRRKFDDRIVLGVASRCKWGYPQTLICNPIKRQEPFPTIFWLSCPFLVQKCGELESQQGVKDMESFLSSGVPLQKWVQYHLAHRMIKLSLLSLGTKIFFRKRRRCLWAALQSGGIGGIQNINSFNVKCLHLQMASWLGLGYHPAGTWLARRFHEIDCSTPMQQGCLM, encoded by the coding sequence ATGTCTCGACGAAAATTTGACGATCGAATAGTATTAGGAGTGGCTTCTCGTTGTAAATGGGGGTATCCACAGACGCTCATTTGTAACCCAATAAAGAGGCAAGAACCTTTCCCTACCATATTTTGGTTAAGTTGTCCTTTCCTTGTTCAAAAATGCGGGGAGCTAGAATCCCAACAAGGAGTAAAAGACATGGAATCCTTTCTTTCCTCTGGAGTCCCACTCCAAAAGTGGGTGCAGTATCATTTAGCACATCGAATGATAAAGCTAAGTTTGCTGTCTTTAGGAACTAAAATTTTTTTTCGTAAACGTCGAAGATGTCTCTGGGCGGCCTTGCAAAGTGGTGGGATAGGCGGCATTCAGAATATTAACTCCTTCAATGTAAAGTGTCTTCATCTTCAGATGGCTTCTTGGTTAGGTCTTGGATATCATCCCGCAGGAACATGGCTGGCACGTCGTTTCCATGAGATAGATTGTTCCACTCCTATGCAACAAGGATGTTTAATGTAA
- the argH gene encoding argininosuccinate lyase yields MWKGRFSENTADIVLNYSQSLDVDWCLAPFDIQGSLAHAQMLVSVGLLTPDEGLRMEQGLKQILREIEEDKFKPSIELEDVHMNIEHRLTEILGSLGEKLHTGRSRNDQIATTVRLFLRDKLADFQEKMRALLEVLLGRAKAHLYVVVPGYTHLQQAQPISLGHYWMAHFQAFRRDYTRLQAALDGMQECPLGSGALAGSTLPLDRFFTSEALGFQSPSENSLDSVAQRDYLLDYHYFATGFAIHCSRLSEDLVIYNSQEFGWINLPDAFCTGSSMMPQKKNPDVLELTRGRTGQIIGHLLDLIISLKGLPMTYNRDLQEDKRGLLASLTAVEAILSIFPPFLSQVEADQDRAILGFQNGLTLATDVAEYLVGKGIPFREAHWKAGQVVRYCLDHNCSLFQLSLSEWQDLVPEVEEDLLPLLDLKTSVSRRQTYGGTSFSEVNRQIDHGWNWIKSIKIIANKAKS; encoded by the coding sequence ATGTGGAAAGGGCGATTTAGTGAGAATACCGCTGATATAGTTCTGAATTATTCCCAGTCTCTAGACGTAGATTGGTGCCTAGCCCCTTTTGATATACAAGGAAGTTTGGCCCACGCTCAGATGCTTGTTTCTGTAGGTCTTTTGACACCTGACGAAGGATTGCGGATGGAACAAGGGCTCAAACAGATATTGCGCGAAATTGAAGAGGACAAATTCAAGCCCTCCATTGAACTGGAGGACGTACATATGAACATTGAACATCGACTTACAGAGATTCTCGGCTCTCTTGGAGAAAAGCTCCACACAGGAAGAAGCCGTAACGATCAAATAGCAACGACGGTTCGCCTTTTCCTTCGAGATAAACTCGCAGATTTTCAAGAAAAGATGAGAGCCCTTCTTGAAGTTTTGCTTGGGAGAGCCAAGGCGCATCTTTATGTGGTAGTGCCGGGGTATACTCATTTGCAACAAGCTCAACCTATTAGTTTAGGTCACTATTGGATGGCTCATTTCCAGGCGTTTCGGCGAGACTATACACGCCTTCAGGCAGCTTTAGATGGCATGCAAGAGTGCCCTCTTGGATCTGGCGCTCTTGCGGGCTCTACATTGCCCTTAGATCGCTTTTTCACATCTGAGGCCCTTGGTTTCCAGTCCCCTTCAGAAAACAGCTTGGATTCTGTTGCGCAGCGAGATTATCTTCTCGACTATCACTATTTCGCTACGGGATTTGCCATCCATTGTAGTCGTCTCTCTGAAGACCTGGTTATTTATAACTCTCAGGAATTTGGCTGGATTAATCTTCCAGATGCTTTTTGTACTGGCTCGAGTATGATGCCGCAGAAGAAAAATCCTGACGTTCTCGAATTAACTCGTGGGCGAACAGGGCAAATAATAGGGCATCTTCTCGATTTGATTATTTCTTTAAAAGGATTACCCATGACGTATAATAGAGATCTTCAGGAAGATAAAAGAGGGCTTCTGGCTTCTCTTACCGCAGTGGAAGCTATACTTTCTATCTTTCCTCCTTTCCTGTCTCAAGTAGAGGCAGATCAGGACCGGGCGATTTTAGGATTTCAAAATGGATTAACATTAGCTACGGATGTAGCGGAATATCTTGTCGGCAAAGGAATCCCTTTCCGAGAGGCTCATTGGAAGGCAGGACAGGTTGTACGTTACTGTTTAGACCATAACTGTTCCCTATTTCAACTTTCCCTCTCTGAATGGCAAGATCTCGTCCCAGAAGTGGAAGAGGATCTTCTTCCACTCTTGGATCTTAAGACAAGTGTATCTCGTCGCCAGACCTATGGTGGGACCTCTTTTTCTGAAGTAAATCGCCAAATAGATCATGGGTGGAACTGGATAAAAAGTATAAAAATAATAGCAAACAAGGCGAAATCCTGA
- a CDS encoding phosphotransferase, whose amino-acid sequence MLLSRFFDEISTHHSERGYIIDARTFRLPGGESCAEILYKALGYVPEFVVRLRQGCGSKPLLIFDRKTKEKMKLYWTRTREAARNIVEITSLLEAKKVPIPKVYRQIGPYILSQWIEGVPLRKQLPFRYAKAMARYQSRFHGASVDSPIDSSLYVQRILSLFQKKRSVWLSGMSKTDVDILYSLLREEAPVSLAKGIRHSDIRTYNLVKSKDGSIYSIDNENLRRGVGFEYDIFKTVYFTFRKTPWHIPRYLIESIYFIPHNTILAGWNFWNLLVYGASFLFEIEIKGGKNAEIYRKILKEAASLREKSSSKGDIFFQKSLYNAIFFLERSENGV is encoded by the coding sequence GTGTTGTTATCGCGTTTTTTCGATGAAATTTCTACGCATCATTCAGAGCGAGGGTATATTATAGACGCCCGAACATTCCGCCTCCCAGGCGGAGAATCTTGTGCTGAAATTTTATATAAAGCCCTGGGGTATGTTCCGGAATTTGTTGTTCGTTTACGGCAAGGATGTGGTTCCAAGCCACTTCTTATATTTGACCGGAAGACAAAAGAGAAAATGAAACTTTATTGGACTCGGACTCGGGAGGCTGCCAGAAATATAGTAGAAATAACGTCTCTTTTGGAAGCGAAGAAAGTTCCCATCCCTAAAGTTTATAGACAGATTGGGCCATACATTCTTTCTCAATGGATAGAGGGCGTTCCGCTGCGGAAACAACTTCCTTTTAGATACGCGAAAGCTATGGCTCGTTACCAGTCTCGTTTCCATGGAGCTAGTGTAGACTCTCCAATAGATAGCTCTCTATATGTCCAGAGGATTCTTTCTTTATTCCAAAAAAAGAGGTCTGTGTGGCTTTCAGGCATGAGTAAAACAGATGTAGATATTTTATACTCTCTTTTAAGGGAAGAGGCCCCAGTGTCCCTTGCAAAGGGCATTCGTCATTCGGATATTCGCACATATAATCTAGTAAAAAGTAAAGACGGTTCCATTTACTCTATTGATAATGAAAACCTGCGAAGAGGAGTTGGGTTCGAGTACGATATTTTTAAAACTGTCTATTTTACATTCAGGAAAACCCCATGGCATATCCCGCGATATTTAATCGAGAGCATTTATTTTATCCCTCATAACACTATTTTAGCGGGATGGAATTTCTGGAATTTGCTTGTTTATGGAGCTAGCTTCCTTTTTGAGATAGAAATAAAGGGCGGTAAAAATGCGGAGATATACAGAAAGATTTTAAAAGAAGCTGCTTCTCTGAGAGAAAAAAGTTCCTCGAAGGGGGATATATTTTTTCAAAAATCTCTTTATAATGCTATCTTTTTTCTAGAGAGATCGGAGAACGGGGTATAA
- the cobC gene encoding alpha-ribazole phosphatase has protein sequence MALKQILFVRHGRTDWNNEQRYQGHSDVPLNEEGLDQARRVSLRLASFQAELIVSSPLQRAAQTAAIIAEHQVSTSILLRKGLEEIGFGEWEGLTVTEVEACFPEEHRRWRQDPSSTVPGGGESFSSVQQRVDNVLKEIMTREEERILVVAHGGTIRTALVSLLGVSSSLVWRMRLDNCSISCIQAYRGLSMLSFLNDATHLYVESELVRDLPILL, from the coding sequence TTGGCACTTAAACAGATTCTTTTTGTAAGACATGGACGTACCGATTGGAATAACGAACAAAGATATCAGGGGCATAGTGATGTTCCGCTTAATGAAGAGGGACTTGATCAGGCGAGGAGAGTTTCGTTGCGTCTCGCGTCCTTTCAAGCAGAGCTTATTGTTTCCAGTCCTTTGCAGCGAGCCGCTCAAACTGCCGCTATTATAGCTGAACATCAAGTTTCCACCTCGATCCTTCTCCGGAAGGGGCTGGAGGAAATAGGTTTTGGAGAATGGGAAGGGTTGACTGTCACAGAGGTAGAGGCATGTTTCCCTGAGGAGCATCGTCGTTGGCGTCAGGATCCTTCTTCAACGGTCCCTGGAGGTGGAGAGTCTTTTAGTAGTGTTCAGCAGCGTGTGGACAATGTCCTTAAGGAGATTATGACACGCGAGGAAGAACGAATTCTTGTTGTTGCTCATGGTGGAACTATTCGAACGGCATTAGTAAGCTTATTAGGAGTAAGTTCATCACTTGTGTGGCGAATGAGGTTAGATAATTGTTCTATTTCCTGTATTCAGGCTTATCGAGGTCTCTCTATGCTTTCATTCTTGAACGATGCTACCCATCTTTATGTCGAGAGTGAACTTGTAAGAGATCTTCCTATTTTGTTGTAG
- a CDS encoding sigma-70 family RNA polymerase sigma factor gives MGETFDDNRSTRLSPEREAHLWIRCHKDDEAREELIISYRPLVFWLAQKFQVAPSSYPDLVQEGMLALIKAVDNFEPERQLKFTTYAFYRIKGQMVNFLQRSEAKAPVPVDVEEELVAMDSFSPDLYDLSLTLSHEVKKLPQREAEIVADMFFKGHDAKEVAQEHHIDVSHVYRLKRNALARLRSWLLPDHATKEI, from the coding sequence TTGGGCGAAACATTTGATGATAATCGATCTACGCGCCTTTCTCCAGAACGAGAGGCTCACCTCTGGATTCGATGTCATAAAGATGACGAAGCGAGAGAGGAACTCATTATATCTTATCGTCCGCTTGTTTTTTGGTTAGCGCAAAAGTTTCAGGTAGCCCCATCTTCTTATCCTGACCTGGTTCAGGAGGGAATGCTGGCTCTTATTAAAGCTGTGGATAATTTTGAGCCAGAGCGACAATTAAAGTTCACGACGTATGCGTTCTATCGCATTAAGGGGCAAATGGTTAACTTTCTACAGAGGTCTGAGGCAAAAGCTCCTGTTCCTGTAGATGTGGAAGAGGAATTGGTGGCAATGGACAGCTTTTCTCCGGATCTTTATGATCTTTCCCTCACTCTTTCTCATGAGGTCAAAAAATTGCCTCAGAGAGAAGCAGAAATTGTTGCGGATATGTTTTTTAAAGGGCATGATGCAAAGGAAGTTGCTCAGGAGCATCATATCGATGTAAGCCACGTATATCGCCTGAAGCGGAATGCTCTAGCGAGGCTTCGTAGCTGGCTCTTGCCAGACCATGCCACTAAAGAGATATGA
- a CDS encoding BamA/OMP85 family outer membrane protein, which produces MKRSICVFFVCVALVGLLCNGVGAQEANVASLSVRGNEHVVAEHILSAVGTKAGEPLNKEQLQKDVEAIYELGFFSFVDVDLSAAEGGVAVAYVVKENPVVEKIELSGNTVYSDEELLKLVFTTPGTVFNRVFFRHDLERIQEKYQKDGYVMMRIADVQIEGGIINVQILEPVVGDIIIQGNTKTKTYVIERQIKVKKGDIFNATVLRHSINKIQMLGYFEDVSVGFEPGDSPMATNVIVTVEEKKTASVGLSISHGTESGWSGGLSYTDVNWKGKGHKAEIGFETGDNEQYWVSYTEPYMDEIHYSWKVGAYKRMWEDRGYYRDNIERLEYDEERTGAYIGAGKKFSHDPFLSWYLTLDWHDVDVSNIREKNSATEADKEDLTKGTTFAVLGTLTRNTLDEYLSYSKGNIIDLNVEHAMDFFGADWTYTKYWLQGRFYAPLTGFKNFFDLNIGTEDNPPIFAARTRIGFSSGTIPSAERYSVGGTNTLRGYDGGQFEGDEMFLANLEFRLPIEKAFGFVLFYDTGNAWRGQDNFSLSDLHDSWGVGVRVKTPLGNLRLDYAQGEDENKTHFGFGELF; this is translated from the coding sequence GTGAAGCGATCAATATGTGTTTTTTTCGTATGTGTTGCGTTAGTGGGGCTTCTCTGTAATGGGGTTGGGGCTCAAGAGGCGAACGTGGCTTCTCTTAGTGTTCGTGGCAACGAACATGTGGTAGCAGAACATATTCTTTCTGCGGTTGGCACCAAAGCAGGGGAACCTCTCAATAAAGAACAGCTTCAGAAAGACGTGGAAGCCATTTATGAATTGGGATTTTTCTCTTTTGTTGATGTAGATCTTTCGGCTGCAGAGGGAGGAGTTGCTGTTGCGTACGTAGTTAAGGAGAATCCTGTCGTCGAAAAAATAGAGCTTTCCGGAAATACTGTTTACAGCGATGAAGAGTTACTGAAACTTGTTTTTACTACACCAGGGACGGTCTTTAATAGGGTCTTTTTTAGGCATGATCTTGAGCGTATCCAAGAAAAGTATCAAAAAGATGGTTATGTCATGATGCGCATAGCAGACGTGCAGATTGAAGGCGGCATTATTAATGTCCAGATTTTAGAGCCTGTGGTGGGTGATATTATCATCCAGGGGAACACAAAGACGAAAACCTATGTCATTGAACGGCAGATTAAAGTAAAAAAAGGCGACATATTTAACGCAACTGTTTTGCGTCATTCCATTAATAAAATTCAGATGTTGGGATATTTTGAAGATGTAAGTGTAGGTTTTGAGCCAGGCGATTCTCCTATGGCTACAAATGTTATTGTAACGGTAGAGGAGAAGAAAACTGCCTCAGTGGGGCTTTCCATTAGCCACGGAACGGAGAGCGGTTGGTCTGGCGGTCTCTCGTATACGGATGTGAACTGGAAGGGAAAAGGGCATAAAGCGGAAATAGGTTTTGAAACGGGAGATAATGAGCAGTACTGGGTCTCTTACACAGAGCCTTATATGGATGAAATCCATTATTCGTGGAAAGTCGGAGCTTACAAGAGAATGTGGGAAGATCGAGGGTACTATCGAGACAATATAGAACGGCTCGAATACGATGAAGAACGGACAGGGGCCTATATTGGCGCCGGGAAAAAGTTCTCTCATGATCCTTTCCTGAGCTGGTATCTCACCCTCGACTGGCATGATGTGGATGTCTCCAATATTCGAGAGAAAAATTCTGCTACAGAAGCGGATAAAGAAGATTTAACGAAGGGCACGACCTTCGCAGTTCTTGGAACCTTGACAAGAAACACTTTAGATGAATATTTGAGTTACTCGAAAGGGAATATTATAGATCTCAACGTAGAGCATGCTATGGATTTTTTCGGGGCTGACTGGACGTATACAAAGTACTGGCTCCAGGGACGTTTTTATGCCCCATTAACAGGATTCAAAAATTTCTTCGACCTTAACATTGGAACAGAAGATAACCCTCCAATTTTTGCGGCGAGAACTCGAATAGGCTTCTCTTCAGGAACTATTCCTTCTGCTGAGCGTTACTCTGTTGGTGGTACAAATACTCTTCGCGGCTATGATGGAGGTCAGTTTGAAGGGGACGAAATGTTCCTGGCTAATTTAGAATTCCGGTTGCCCATAGAAAAAGCTTTTGGTTTTGTACTCTTTTACGATACTGGAAATGCTTGGAGAGGCCAAGATAATTTTAGCCTTTCCGATCTCCATGATTCTTGGGGAGTGGGCGTGCGGGTGAAAACCCCTCTCGGGAACCTTCGGCTTGATTACGCTCAAGGAGAAGACGAGAATAAAACCCACTTTGGTTTCGGAGAACTCTTCTAA
- the lpxD gene encoding UDP-3-O-(3-hydroxymyristoyl)glucosamine N-acyltransferase produces the protein MKKVPDVSVTLRQIADYIGGTVVGDPEHEVHAVVSPEKSAKNTVSVIWEERELGKMGGEGFLVGPPSFFNGQREGVLVSDPREAFVKLLFLFKSPNKRGKGVHPTALVAETARISPSAFIGPFCVVEDNSVIHDHVVLEAHVYIGANCEVGAHSVIEPMAVLFSDVLVGERTLIHSGAVIGCDGFGIIPSRCPKERPVKIPQVGGVVIGDDVEVGACSTIDRGTLDNTYIGAGVKIDDHVHVAHNVRIGENCILVAMTGLAGSTELGEGVIMAARSGAKDHVKIGDRAQVAAMSGAVKDVAPGVVVSGFPARDHKEHFKAQALYLRLPEIFSRLRELEKKIKSLEEEKE, from the coding sequence GTGAAAAAAGTGCCTGACGTTTCCGTGACGCTCCGTCAAATCGCGGATTATATTGGCGGGACAGTGGTGGGGGATCCTGAGCATGAGGTTCATGCTGTAGTTTCTCCTGAAAAAAGTGCAAAAAATACAGTTTCTGTTATTTGGGAAGAACGAGAACTAGGGAAAATGGGGGGTGAAGGGTTTCTTGTGGGGCCTCCATCTTTTTTTAATGGCCAGAGAGAGGGAGTTCTGGTCTCAGATCCTAGAGAGGCTTTTGTCAAGCTTCTTTTTCTTTTCAAAAGTCCAAACAAGAGGGGAAAGGGTGTTCATCCCACGGCACTAGTAGCTGAAACAGCTCGCATCTCACCTTCTGCTTTCATAGGACCTTTTTGCGTGGTAGAGGATAACAGCGTTATTCACGATCACGTTGTACTTGAAGCTCATGTTTATATAGGGGCAAATTGTGAAGTGGGTGCTCACTCTGTTATAGAGCCCATGGCTGTCTTATTTTCCGATGTTTTGGTAGGGGAAAGAACTCTTATTCATAGCGGTGCTGTTATAGGTTGTGATGGGTTTGGAATTATCCCTTCTCGTTGCCCCAAGGAGCGGCCTGTCAAAATACCTCAGGTAGGTGGTGTGGTAATAGGGGACGATGTGGAGGTGGGAGCCTGTTCCACCATCGATCGTGGTACTCTCGATAATACGTATATAGGAGCTGGAGTGAAAATTGACGATCATGTTCATGTAGCGCACAATGTGCGGATAGGCGAGAATTGTATTCTTGTCGCCATGACGGGGTTAGCGGGAAGTACTGAGCTTGGGGAAGGCGTTATAATGGCAGCCCGTAGCGGAGCTAAAGACCACGTAAAAATAGGAGATCGTGCCCAAGTTGCGGCCATGAGTGGAGCTGTTAAAGACGTAGCACCTGGAGTAGTGGTGTCAGGGTTTCCTGCGAGGGACCACAAGGAACATTTCAAAGCTCAAGCTCTTTATCTGCGATTGCCTGAAATATTCTCCAGGTTGAGGGAGCTTGAGAAAAAAATAAAAAGTCTAGAAGAGGAGAAAGAATGA
- the lpxC gene encoding UDP-3-O-acyl-N-acetylglucosamine deacetylase, whose translation MTPLYTLASPIIFRGVGLHSGAPCSVELKPSTEDRGILFKINGEYFPLNSAEFSGDGRGTELLFPGGRRVRTVEHLLAALGAMEIGQVVVAVIGPEIPILDGGSFSFAKGIQEAGRATTGVLSEPLKLLVPLVEKDETGNRILMAFPEDCLSITYIIEYSNPVIGTEIFDFRVTPEGFLTQIAPTRTFALDEEMDDLIGRGLAKGGTLSNAILVTGKKAETEGGLRFPNEFVRHKVLDIIGDLTLLGRPLHAHIVAIRTGHEMHLRLVRRLRALESRC comes from the coding sequence ATGACCCCTCTTTATACGCTGGCTTCCCCAATAATTTTTAGAGGGGTGGGGCTTCACTCAGGCGCTCCATGCTCTGTGGAGTTGAAACCTTCCACAGAGGATCGGGGTATTCTGTTCAAAATCAATGGTGAATACTTCCCCTTGAATAGTGCGGAATTCTCTGGGGATGGTCGAGGAACAGAGCTTCTTTTCCCTGGTGGCAGAAGAGTAAGGACAGTGGAGCACCTTTTAGCAGCTTTAGGGGCTATGGAAATTGGTCAGGTTGTGGTTGCTGTAATTGGTCCGGAAATTCCTATACTAGATGGGGGTTCTTTTTCTTTTGCGAAGGGAATACAGGAAGCAGGACGAGCGACAACAGGAGTTTTGAGCGAACCTTTAAAACTGCTCGTTCCTTTAGTGGAGAAAGACGAGACAGGGAATCGGATCCTCATGGCTTTCCCAGAGGATTGCCTCTCTATAACGTATATTATCGAATATTCGAATCCGGTAATCGGTACGGAGATATTTGACTTTCGAGTAACACCGGAAGGTTTTTTAACCCAAATAGCTCCTACGCGTACCTTTGCTCTAGATGAAGAAATGGATGACCTGATAGGTCGGGGTCTTGCAAAAGGCGGAACTCTTAGCAATGCTATTCTAGTAACAGGAAAAAAAGCAGAAACTGAGGGAGGTCTTCGTTTTCCTAACGAATTTGTTCGTCACAAAGTCCTCGATATAATTGGAGACCTTACGTTGCTTGGGCGCCCTCTCCATGCTCATATTGTGGCTATTAGGACAGGGCATGAAATGCATCTTCGGCTGGTTCGCCGGCTCAGAGCGTTGGAGAGCCGCTGCTAG